A section of the Virgibacillus sp. NKC19-3 genome encodes:
- the scpB gene encoding SMC-Scp complex subunit ScpB, translated as MKATKLKAIVEGLLFVSGDEGITVKQLAKILEITQASVEDILDELKYDYEHTERGIMIMQSNHIFYLTTIPEHSSYHKKLLETPQTTKMSQAALETLAIIAYRQPITRTEIEEIRGIKSDRPVQTLLSRLLIEEVGRRDSIGKPVLFGTSKEFLTYFGLTSLDELPSLPENADTEDIEQEADLFFERFEGE; from the coding sequence GTGAAAGCAACTAAATTAAAAGCAATAGTAGAAGGTTTATTATTTGTTAGCGGTGATGAAGGAATTACGGTAAAACAATTAGCTAAAATACTGGAAATTACGCAAGCATCCGTTGAAGATATACTGGATGAATTAAAATACGATTACGAACATACCGAACGCGGAATCATGATCATGCAATCCAATCACATTTTTTACCTTACTACTATACCTGAGCATAGCAGTTATCATAAAAAGTTATTGGAAACACCACAGACAACGAAAATGTCTCAAGCCGCTCTTGAGACACTTGCTATTATTGCCTATCGACAACCTATAACTCGGACAGAGATTGAAGAAATCAGAGGAATAAAGAGTGACAGGCCTGTACAAACACTTCTTTCTAGGCTATTAATCGAAGAAGTCGGACGCAGGGACAGTATAGGGAAACCAGTATTATTTGGCACAAGTAAAGAATTTTTAACTTACTTTGGGTTAACCTCCCTGGACGAATTGCCTTCCCTACCAGAAAATGCAGATACAGAAGATATAGAACAAGAAGCGGATTTGTTTTTTGAACGATTTGAAGGTGAATGA
- a CDS encoding spore maturation protein: MGIITSVSIWLIPCFILLVLVVATWKRIPAYEMFVEGGKEGVKMAFTLLPFLVGMIVSISILRSSGALEAFINLISPFLIAVGIPPDIIPLALVRPISGNAALGMTTELIDSHGPDSFIGRLASTMQGSTDTTLYILTVYFGAIGIKKMRYALKVGLLADLIGILASIIVVTIVFG; the protein is encoded by the coding sequence ATGGGGATTATTACTTCTGTTAGTATATGGCTTATACCATGTTTCATACTACTAGTACTTGTTGTTGCAACATGGAAACGGATACCTGCATATGAGATGTTTGTGGAAGGAGGGAAGGAAGGTGTCAAAATGGCATTTACATTACTTCCTTTTTTAGTAGGCATGATCGTTTCCATTTCAATATTGAGAAGTTCAGGAGCGTTGGAAGCTTTTATTAATCTCATTTCACCGTTTTTAATAGCTGTTGGTATCCCGCCCGATATCATCCCGCTTGCATTAGTAAGACCTATCTCAGGTAATGCTGCACTTGGAATGACAACGGAATTAATTGATAGTCATGGCCCTGATTCATTTATCGGCAGATTAGCATCAACCATGCAAGGGAGTACCGATACGACCTTGTATATTTTAACTGTATATTTCGGTGCAATTGGTATTAAAAAAATGAGATATGCACTAAAGGTTGGACTACTGGCCGATTTAATTGGTATACTTGCATCTATCATTGTTGTTACTATTGTATTTGGATAA
- a CDS encoding response regulator transcription factor: protein MDIASKILVVDDEERIRRLIRMYLERDDYEIDEAENGKDALQKALKNDYDVILLDIMMPEMDGIEVCRELRKEKETPVIMLTAKGEESNRVQGFETGADDYIVKPFSPREVVLRVKALLRRVSSSSFKDVDVEARDILVFPHLTIDHDAHRVTADGMEVALTPKEYELLCFLAQSPDKVFHREQLLKEVWQYEFFGDLRTVDTHVKRLREKLNNISEEAAKMIVTVWGVGYKFEVDEE from the coding sequence ATGGACATAGCTAGTAAAATATTAGTAGTAGACGATGAAGAACGAATTCGTCGATTAATCCGTATGTATTTAGAAAGAGATGACTATGAAATTGATGAAGCAGAAAATGGGAAAGATGCTTTACAAAAAGCACTTAAAAATGATTATGATGTTATTTTATTAGATATTATGATGCCAGAGATGGATGGAATCGAAGTTTGCCGTGAACTAAGAAAAGAAAAGGAAACTCCGGTAATTATGCTGACAGCCAAAGGGGAAGAGAGCAATCGGGTACAGGGGTTTGAAACGGGGGCTGATGATTATATTGTAAAGCCATTTAGTCCCAGAGAAGTTGTCTTACGTGTTAAGGCTTTGCTACGAAGAGTATCGTCTTCCTCTTTTAAAGATGTAGATGTAGAGGCAAGAGATATTCTTGTTTTTCCGCATTTAACGATAGATCATGATGCACATCGGGTAACGGCAGATGGTATGGAAGTTGCTTTAACACCAAAAGAATATGAATTGCTTTGTTTTCTAGCGCAATCACCAGATAAAGTATTTCACCGTGAGCAATTGTTAAAAGAAGTTTGGCAGTATGAGTTTTTCGGTGATTTACGTACCGTCGATACACATGTAAAGCGACTACGGGAAAAATTAAACAATATTTCCGAAGAAGCTGCAAAGATGATTGTAACTGTATGGGGTGTTGGATATAAATTTGAGGTAGATGAAGAATAA
- the resA gene encoding thiol-disulfide oxidoreductase ResA gives MSLNQVKKKKKGKKRNRLIFRSAVLAILLIAVIFALVNNFQQDNTIYSAGDKAPDFQLQQISDNNELESIQLSDLEGKGVMLNFWGTWCEPCEDEMPYMEELYPEYKDKGVEIVAVSLDATTLVVDRFIDKHDLTFPIPHDTNGEVMDLYKVGPIPSTFFINPDGEIEEVVNGALTLDKLEGHLQDIQPEL, from the coding sequence GTGAGTTTAAACCAAGTCAAGAAAAAGAAAAAAGGCAAAAAAAGAAATCGGTTAATATTTAGATCGGCTGTTCTTGCAATTTTATTGATAGCAGTAATTTTTGCATTGGTTAATAACTTCCAGCAAGATAATACCATCTACAGTGCGGGGGATAAGGCACCTGATTTCCAGCTACAGCAAATTAGCGATAATAATGAACTGGAATCAATCCAACTAAGTGATCTGGAAGGAAAAGGTGTTATGCTTAATTTTTGGGGTACCTGGTGTGAACCTTGTGAGGATGAAATGCCATATATGGAGGAATTATACCCCGAATATAAAGATAAAGGGGTTGAAATCGTTGCAGTAAGTTTAGATGCAACAACATTAGTTGTTGACCGATTTATTGATAAACATGATCTTACTTTTCCAATTCCACATGATACGAATGGGGAAGTAATGGATTTATACAAAGTGGGACCTATTCCAAGCACTTTTTTCATTAATCCGGATGGAGAAATTGAGGAAGTAGTAAATGGTGCCTTAACACTGGATAAGCTAGAGGGGCATCTGCAGGATATTCAACCTGAATTATAA
- the resB gene encoding cytochrome c biogenesis protein ResB yields MKEIKCECGHVNPEGTVLCEACGKPIEGNQHIDGNEGKKLLNMRYDGSARRSQTYNKSIIDKIWSFFSSVKVGVWLIVITLLASAVGSILPQEMYIPEDAPTRDPEIFYEDRYGLFGLIFYQLGFHNLYSSWWYIILIALIGVSLVICSLDRFVPLYKALKNQKAKRHETFLNRQRLYSETETVTDEEIQQVKENLKKQRYHVRDENGHILAEKGRFSRWGPYVNHIGLIIILLAAILRSTSVLYMDEYIWIREGEEAVIPGTEGEYYIENEEFIFETHDENDERFSEAIEQEGGMVASNYQTNVVISEAAEGSVPGADPELEPIIEDEIRLNHPVKFDGYTLYQAGYQLNEFTSMSFNIHETDDENEEALDTFTIDLTSPEMAYDLENGFHVEIGQYYPDYYLDDNGEPASETNYPRNPAFVLYVTPPDSDNTEVSFLGIGRNIDATGENQYNVSIQDFDMHDVSGITVRRDYTLPFFGLGAAIFMIGVIQGMYWYHRRIWIHPKGDGLLLAAHTNKNWFGIQKDIEKAIEDTNINMVDDQKELDE; encoded by the coding sequence ATGAAAGAAATAAAATGTGAGTGCGGGCATGTTAATCCGGAGGGAACGGTTCTCTGTGAGGCTTGTGGAAAACCGATAGAAGGAAATCAGCATATTGATGGAAACGAAGGAAAAAAACTCTTAAATATGCGCTATGATGGAAGTGCGCGTAGATCACAAACTTACAATAAATCGATCATTGATAAAATTTGGAGCTTTTTCTCCTCGGTAAAAGTTGGTGTGTGGTTGATTGTTATCACATTACTGGCTTCTGCCGTTGGTTCTATCTTGCCACAGGAAATGTATATACCTGAAGATGCACCAACTCGAGATCCGGAAATCTTTTATGAAGATAGGTATGGTCTGTTCGGTCTCATCTTTTATCAATTGGGCTTCCATAATTTGTACAGCTCATGGTGGTACATCATACTGATAGCACTCATTGGTGTTTCCCTGGTTATTTGTAGTCTTGACCGGTTTGTTCCGCTGTATAAAGCATTGAAAAATCAAAAAGCGAAGCGACATGAAACGTTTTTAAATCGACAGCGTTTGTATAGTGAAACAGAAACAGTGACCGATGAGGAGATCCAGCAGGTAAAGGAGAATTTAAAGAAACAGCGTTATCATGTGAGGGATGAAAATGGACATATCCTCGCTGAAAAAGGCAGATTTTCCAGATGGGGCCCATATGTCAATCATATTGGATTGATTATCATCTTACTTGCGGCGATATTGCGTTCTACCTCCGTTTTATATATGGATGAATACATATGGATAAGAGAAGGGGAAGAAGCCGTTATTCCTGGTACGGAGGGAGAGTACTATATCGAAAATGAGGAATTCATTTTCGAAACACATGATGAAAATGATGAACGGTTCAGTGAAGCCATCGAGCAAGAGGGTGGCATGGTAGCAAGTAATTATCAAACCAATGTTGTTATTTCCGAAGCAGCGGAAGGATCTGTTCCCGGAGCAGATCCTGAACTTGAGCCAATAATCGAAGATGAAATTCGACTGAATCACCCTGTTAAATTTGATGGATATACATTATATCAAGCGGGATACCAGTTAAATGAATTTACCAGTATGTCGTTTAACATTCATGAAACAGATGATGAAAATGAAGAGGCTCTAGACACATTTACCATTGATTTAACATCTCCGGAAATGGCATATGATTTAGAAAACGGGTTTCATGTAGAGATAGGCCAATATTATCCGGATTATTATTTGGACGATAATGGAGAACCAGCTTCCGAAACCAATTATCCAAGAAATCCGGCATTTGTCTTATACGTTACCCCACCTGATAGCGATAATACAGAGGTGAGCTTTTTAGGAATCGGTAGAAATATTGATGCCACCGGAGAAAACCAATATAACGTAAGTATCCAAGACTTTGATATGCATGATGTAAGTGGAATAACCGTTCGTCGTGATTATACATTACCATTTTTCGGCTTAGGTGCAGCCATTTTCATGATCGGGGTCATTCAGGGAATGTACTGGTACCATAGAAGAATTTGGATTCATCCAAAAGGCGATGGTCTATTATTGGCTGCTCATACGAATAAAAACTGGTTTGGTATACAAAAAGATATCGAAAAGGCAATTGAAGATACGAACATTAACATGGTAGATGATCAGAAGGAATTAGATGAATAG
- a CDS encoding D-alanyl-D-alanine carboxypeptidase family protein, which yields MRIFLCSILILLFTLIHPISGQAAPKVSANNAILIEQSTGRVLFEKNANEEQLVASITKLMTAIIAVESGKMHEETIASRKAINTEGSAIYLEQGEKMSIEDLVYGLILRSGNDAAVTISEHIGGSMDGFVYLMNEKARWLGMTNSSFENPHGLDSDNHYSTAYDMAILMKYAMDNDQFREIIGTKTYKSDKRTYPWQNKNKLLTQLYENSTGGKTGYTKTAGRTLVSSAHKNGMDLIVVTINAPDDWQDHINLFEWGFENYDMKSIAKEGREKYHHKGSDNEIIGYLHQDVLFPLTEGEMEDINKQTYLRNDNHAEDVIGKTMFHLGGEQIAETTIFNNPWDMQEKGFFSNVISTYKKISGLDEIW from the coding sequence ATGCGAATTTTTTTATGTAGTATATTGATTTTACTATTTACGTTAATACATCCAATAAGTGGACAGGCTGCACCGAAAGTCTCCGCAAATAATGCTATATTAATAGAACAATCAACCGGTAGGGTTTTATTTGAGAAAAATGCAAATGAAGAGCAGTTGGTTGCAAGTATAACAAAGTTAATGACTGCCATTATTGCAGTAGAGTCTGGCAAAATGCATGAAGAAACCATAGCAAGCAGAAAAGCAATTAATACAGAAGGATCCGCTATTTATTTAGAACAAGGAGAAAAAATGTCCATAGAAGACCTCGTTTACGGGTTAATCCTGCGTTCGGGAAATGATGCAGCAGTTACGATAAGCGAGCATATTGGTGGCAGCATGGATGGATTCGTTTATTTAATGAATGAAAAAGCAAGATGGTTAGGGATGACAAATTCCAGTTTTGAAAATCCGCACGGGTTGGATTCGGACAACCATTATTCTACAGCGTATGACATGGCCATACTCATGAAATATGCCATGGATAATGACCAATTTAGAGAGATAATCGGGACAAAAACGTATAAATCTGATAAGAGAACATATCCTTGGCAAAATAAAAATAAATTGTTAACTCAATTATATGAAAATAGCACTGGCGGTAAAACAGGATACACAAAAACCGCTGGAAGGACACTCGTATCTTCGGCACACAAGAATGGGATGGATCTTATTGTTGTAACGATTAATGCCCCAGATGACTGGCAGGATCATATCAATTTGTTTGAATGGGGATTTGAAAACTATGATATGAAATCAATCGCCAAAGAGGGTCGGGAGAAATACCACCACAAAGGATCGGATAATGAAATCATTGGCTACTTACATCAAGATGTTCTTTTCCCATTAACGGAAGGAGAAATGGAGGATATTAATAAGCAAACATATTTACGAAATGACAATCATGCAGAAGATGTAATCGGGAAAACGATGTTTCACCTGGGTGGGGAGCAAATAGCAGAAACAACAATTTTTAATAATCCGTGGGACATGCAAGAAAAAGGCTTTTTCTCTAATGTGATATCGACGTATAAGAAAATTAGTGGGTTGGATGAGATATGGTAA
- a CDS encoding YjcZ family sporulation protein produces MGNYGGGFALIVVLFILLIIVGAAWM; encoded by the coding sequence ATGGGTAATTACGGCGGAGGTTTCGCATTAATTGTAGTACTGTTCATTCTTCTCATTATCGTTGGTGCTGCATGGATGTAA
- a CDS encoding pseudouridine synthase: MSNTEERLQKVIAQSGITSRRKAEQLIMEGKVKVNEQVIIELGTKVSPSDKIEVNGVPLEKEAPVYYMLYKPRGVISSVKDDKGRKVVTDLLEGVTERIFPIGRLDYETSGILLLTNDGEFANLLMHPKYEVEKVYVAKIKGIPNKMELGQLRKGITDEKDTLKANHYNVLSTDKKKNTMILEITLHEGQNKQIRRMMDRLGYPVMKLKREKYGMLTLDGLTPGNYRALTPKEIKQMKYGK, from the coding sequence ATGTCAAACACAGAAGAAAGATTACAAAAAGTGATCGCACAAAGTGGTATTACGTCAAGAAGAAAAGCAGAGCAGCTCATTATGGAGGGGAAGGTAAAGGTTAATGAGCAAGTTATCATAGAATTAGGTACGAAAGTTTCACCAAGTGATAAGATTGAAGTAAATGGTGTACCCTTAGAAAAGGAAGCTCCTGTATACTATATGTTATATAAACCTCGTGGGGTTATTTCAAGCGTTAAGGATGATAAAGGAAGAAAAGTGGTTACAGATCTACTAGAAGGAGTCACGGAACGTATCTTTCCAATTGGAAGACTAGATTATGAAACATCCGGAATTTTATTATTAACAAATGATGGCGAATTTGCTAATCTGTTAATGCACCCGAAATATGAAGTGGAAAAGGTATATGTGGCTAAAATAAAAGGAATACCAAATAAAATGGAATTAGGACAACTTCGAAAAGGGATTACAGACGAAAAAGACACCTTGAAGGCTAACCACTATAACGTTTTATCAACCGATAAGAAAAAGAACACCATGATCCTGGAAATCACCTTGCATGAAGGGCAAAATAAACAGATCAGACGAATGATGGATCGTCTTGGGTATCCGGTAATGAAGTTAAAGCGGGAAAAATACGGAATGTTAACCTTAGATGGTCTTACACCTGGTAACTATAGGGCCTTAACACCGAAAGAAATTAAACAAATGAAATACGGCAAATAA
- the ccsB gene encoding c-type cytochrome biogenesis protein CcsB, whose protein sequence is MSSLVSISSTLLYTAFVLYLIATFFFGASIRDKRTTKKSRTKTASKIGITLTIIGFMAQLGYLITRWIASGHAPVSNLFEFMTFFGMCMVLAFIILYFIYNLNVLGLFALPVAMIMIAYASMFPTEISPLVPSLQSHWLYIHVTTVSLAQGILAISFIAGLIYLIRQIDQSVRSKRTTWLEIVLYSLFLFVGFVVITTAFNLADYHATFEYTEQNTRVTTDYHLPAIAGPNEGTLVTEGVMQPWFESPEWMHGQDAGRKFNTVVWSFITGSMIYILVRLVIRKRVGAAIQPILKNTKPDLLDEINYRAVAIGFPVFTLGGLIFAAIWAQIAWDRFWGWDPKEVWALITWFFYAAYLHLRLSRGWHGEKSAWLAVVGFAIIMFNLIAVNLVLAGLHSYA, encoded by the coding sequence ATGAGTAGTTTAGTAAGCATAAGTAGTACATTACTTTATACAGCTTTTGTACTTTACTTAATCGCGACATTTTTCTTTGGCGCAAGCATAAGAGATAAGCGTACAACGAAAAAAAGTAGAACAAAAACAGCAAGTAAAATTGGGATTACACTAACCATCATTGGTTTTATGGCACAACTTGGTTATTTGATCACCAGGTGGATAGCTAGTGGACATGCTCCGGTAAGTAATTTATTTGAATTTATGACATTCTTTGGTATGTGTATGGTTTTGGCGTTTATCATCCTTTACTTTATTTACAACCTCAATGTCCTGGGACTGTTTGCACTACCTGTAGCAATGATTATGATTGCTTATGCCAGCATGTTTCCAACTGAGATATCTCCATTGGTACCATCTTTGCAAAGCCACTGGTTGTACATACATGTGACAACCGTTTCTTTGGCACAAGGAATACTTGCTATTAGTTTTATTGCCGGGTTGATTTATTTGATCAGACAAATCGATCAATCTGTTAGAAGCAAACGGACAACGTGGTTAGAGATTGTTTTATATTCGCTGTTCCTGTTTGTTGGCTTTGTTGTGATTACAACAGCCTTTAACTTAGCAGATTATCATGCAACATTTGAGTATACAGAACAAAATACAAGGGTTACAACAGATTATCACCTACCAGCAATTGCAGGACCTAACGAAGGAACGTTAGTAACAGAAGGTGTGATGCAACCATGGTTTGAATCACCTGAATGGATGCATGGTCAAGACGCCGGCAGGAAATTTAATACAGTGGTATGGTCATTCATTACTGGATCTATGATATATATCCTAGTCCGTTTAGTGATAAGAAAAAGAGTTGGGGCAGCTATTCAACCCATTCTTAAAAACACCAAACCGGATCTTTTGGATGAAATTAATTATCGTGCCGTAGCAATAGGCTTCCCGGTATTTACACTTGGCGGTTTAATATTTGCTGCAATATGGGCACAAATTGCCTGGGACCGTTTCTGGGGATGGGATCCTAAAGAGGTTTGGGCATTAATAACATGGTTTTTCTATGCTGCATACTTGCATTTACGACTTTCAAGAGGGTGGCATGGCGAGAAATCTGCTTGGCTGGCTGTCGTCGGGTTTGCCATCATTATGTTTAATCTGATTGCCGTAAATCTGGTCTTGGCCGGTTTACATTCCTATGCTTAG
- a CDS encoding segregation/condensation protein A, whose translation MNQAYHVKLDAFEGPLDLLLHLINQYEIDIYDIPMAQITDQYMHYIHTFQRLELNIASEYLVMASTLVAIKSQMLLPQMETIDDSEEYIQDPREELIERLMEYRKYKEAAGNLKEKELEARHTFTRPAHVFDNVDTRELPMVKGDVSVYDMLDAFEKVMERKKWNEPLDTKIKQAEITIEQKMEEVLLLVKQAKQGVRFDQLFSYKSRTHIVVTFMALLELMKKNNVYCKQTQHLEAIHVFYVED comes from the coding sequence ATGAATCAAGCTTATCATGTAAAACTAGATGCATTTGAAGGACCGCTTGATTTATTATTACATTTAATTAATCAATATGAGATAGATATATATGATATTCCAATGGCTCAAATTACAGATCAATATATGCATTATATTCACACGTTTCAGCGTTTGGAATTAAATATAGCCAGCGAATATCTTGTAATGGCTTCAACACTTGTCGCCATTAAAAGTCAAATGTTATTACCACAAATGGAGACAATTGACGATTCGGAGGAATATATACAGGATCCAAGAGAAGAATTAATCGAGCGTTTAATGGAGTATAGAAAATATAAAGAAGCTGCAGGAAATTTAAAAGAAAAAGAACTGGAGGCACGACACACTTTCACGAGACCAGCTCATGTTTTTGACAATGTGGACACCAGAGAACTTCCGATGGTAAAAGGAGACGTTTCTGTGTATGATATGCTTGATGCCTTTGAAAAAGTCATGGAACGAAAGAAATGGAATGAACCATTGGACACCAAAATAAAGCAGGCGGAAATTACCATTGAGCAAAAGATGGAAGAAGTACTCCTCCTTGTAAAACAAGCAAAACAAGGAGTAAGATTTGATCAATTATTTTCATATAAGTCGCGAACTCATATCGTCGTTACCTTTATGGCTTTACTGGAATTGATGAAAAAAAATAACGTATATTGTAAGCAAACACAACATTTGGAAGCAATACATGTATTTTATGTGGAGGACTAA
- a CDS encoding superoxide dismutase, with protein sequence MDSNTQTYLQKLIEWGDHTKATLNNVHAKSTEGTNWNEQIENWQVEIDRKLNRNTEVSNEELELLQEEGERIAFAINNKERKEHESSSIPYGKRKLPPLPYKYDALEPYISEEIMRLHHDKHHKSYVDGLNKAEKELYTKGGNDDIIKHWLREQAFHGSGHHLHTIFWNNMTPNSSRKPSGEIQRRIEEDFGSFDKFKELFSDVAASVEGVGWAVLLWEPRSGRLAVQSLEKHQLFQLADSIPLLVLDMWEHAYYLQYKTDKETYIKNWWNVVNWEDVNHRFVEARKVKWHLY encoded by the coding sequence ATGGATAGTAATACACAAACGTATTTACAAAAGCTTATAGAATGGGGAGATCATACCAAAGCTACTTTAAATAATGTTCATGCTAAATCAACAGAAGGAACAAATTGGAACGAACAAATAGAAAATTGGCAGGTAGAAATAGATCGTAAATTGAACAGAAATACGGAAGTTTCAAATGAGGAACTTGAATTATTACAAGAGGAAGGGGAACGAATCGCTTTTGCAATAAATAATAAAGAAAGAAAGGAACATGAATCATCATCCATACCTTATGGCAAGCGTAAGTTACCACCTTTGCCTTATAAGTATGATGCACTTGAACCATATATTAGTGAAGAAATCATGCGCTTGCATCATGATAAGCACCACAAATCTTATGTTGATGGTTTAAATAAGGCAGAAAAGGAGTTATATACGAAAGGAGGGAATGATGATATTATCAAACATTGGTTGAGGGAACAAGCTTTTCACGGCTCTGGCCACCATTTGCATACCATTTTTTGGAATAACATGACACCGAATTCAAGTAGAAAGCCTTCTGGTGAAATTCAAAGACGTATCGAGGAAGACTTTGGATCATTTGATAAATTTAAGGAGTTATTTTCAGATGTAGCAGCTTCTGTTGAAGGTGTTGGTTGGGCGGTATTACTATGGGAGCCAAGAAGCGGGAGGCTTGCGGTGCAATCACTGGAAAAACACCAGTTATTCCAACTAGCCGATTCTATCCCATTACTGGTGCTAGATATGTGGGAGCATGCATATTATCTGCAGTACAAAACAGATAAAGAAACGTATATCAAAAATTGGTGGAATGTTGTGAATTGGGAGGATGTAAATCATCGATTTGTAGAAGCGCGAAAAGTAAAATGGCATTTGTATTAA
- a CDS encoding nucleoside recognition domain-containing protein gives MVNIIWACMAIIGILYAIFNGTMDQVNEAIFESANEAVTLSIGLISVLVFWLGIMKVAEQAGILRMLSKLFRPLIRRLFPEIPKDHPAMGYILSNITANIFGLGNAATPMGIKAMEQMKQLNGDRDTASRSMITFLALNTSGLTIIPTTVIAIRMQYNSLSPTEIVGTTIITTAISSVSAILIDRFFYYKRIWRK, from the coding sequence ATGGTAAATATTATATGGGCATGTATGGCTATAATCGGAATTCTATATGCTATATTCAATGGAACAATGGATCAAGTTAATGAAGCTATATTCGAAAGTGCAAATGAAGCAGTTACGCTGTCTATCGGTTTAATCAGTGTATTGGTGTTTTGGCTGGGTATTATGAAAGTAGCAGAACAAGCAGGGATTTTACGTATGCTAAGCAAATTATTCAGACCATTGATTCGTAGACTCTTTCCCGAGATACCGAAAGATCATCCTGCAATGGGGTATATATTATCCAATATAACAGCAAACATTTTTGGCTTAGGTAATGCGGCAACGCCGATGGGAATAAAGGCAATGGAACAAATGAAGCAATTAAATGGTGATCGTGATACTGCATCACGTTCGATGATCACCTTTTTAGCATTAAACACATCGGGCTTAACCATCATTCCAACTACGGTTATTGCGATTCGCATGCAGTATAACTCATTATCTCCAACGGAAATTGTAGGAACTACGATTATAACTACGGCTATATCTTCTGTTAGTGCTATTTTAATTGACCGTTTTTTCTATTATAAGCGTATTTGGAGGAAATAG